The following coding sequences are from one Arthrobacter sp. 24S4-2 window:
- a CDS encoding beta-phosphoglucomutase family hydrolase, producing the protein MTESPTAAAALAPVGAVVFDLDGVVTDTAELHAAAWKELFDAVLQDPRIPESARRDPFTDADYLRYVNGRIREDGVTAFLQSRGVALPAGGPADGPAEWTAVGLGARKNAIFEKLLSRRPVPVFPGTQALLERLKAGKVPVALATASRNAHAVLAAAGLKDAFDVVVDGNTAAQLGLAGKPDPALFLHAIRELEVAPERAVVIEDAVAGVAAGHRGGFGLVVGIDRAGQRAALEAAGADVVLDDVSELDLGLVIADPWQLVYEGFDPAHEGHREALTTLGNGYMATRGAAPEHRKDDVHYPGTYLAGVYNRLTSVIQGQETEDEHMVNMPDWLPLDLCVEGGRWWSEDGLRLCSERRTLDLRRALLTRESVLEDDAGRKLNVVQRRLVSMAEPHLAALEMTLTAVGWDGQVSIRSGCDTDITNSNVPVEALLSNRHLTDVTVSGADDGPGAATQVVLVRTSQSRISIALAIRTEVPASLDPARPEELGGLFVHRFDAALRDGVPATVTKTVAVVTSRDHAISSPRTAALNVVNRARGGFDVLLASHETAWMGLLTPFIIEFDASTQAELIMNLHVFHLLQTISAHTAELDAGVPARGLHGEGYRGHIFWDELFVLPLLTSRLPAVTRALLDYRWRRLATARDAAGEAGLKGALIPWQSGSDGREETPKLLFNSRSGRWMPDYSHLQRHSGLTVAYNAWQYFEATQDRAWLTHHGAEIIVEVARLFASMAEHDPAEDRFHIRAVVGPDEYHTGYPDNPGGGLDDNAYTNVMAAWVCDQAVWIMSSVRGFDMDDFRKRLRVTDSEIDGWTRLARRVFVPFHADGIISQFAGYEKLRELDWEHYRRTYRNVQRLDLILEAEGSSTNHYQLAKQADVLMLLYVLGEDQLIAFLDRLGYAVAAGQIARTVDFYLARTAHGSTLSRVAHASVLAQIDPERAWDTFREALDADLDDTQGGTTRAGIHLGAMAGSIDVVQRSFAGLRITRDALDFSPSLPKELRRVAFNVRYRDQLLAVSLEEGRLRVTATPGDASPVLVRLGTQQVLLHAGQDHEFRLGTGN; encoded by the coding sequence AAGGAACTGTTCGACGCCGTCCTCCAGGACCCCCGGATTCCGGAGTCCGCCCGGCGCGATCCCTTCACGGACGCCGACTACCTGCGCTATGTGAACGGCCGCATCAGGGAAGACGGAGTGACGGCTTTCCTGCAATCGCGCGGGGTGGCATTGCCGGCGGGCGGGCCCGCGGACGGCCCCGCGGAGTGGACCGCGGTGGGGCTGGGGGCACGTAAGAACGCGATCTTCGAGAAACTGCTGAGCCGCAGGCCTGTGCCCGTTTTCCCTGGCACGCAGGCCTTGCTCGAACGCCTCAAGGCAGGGAAGGTCCCGGTGGCCCTCGCGACTGCCAGCCGGAACGCGCACGCGGTGCTGGCAGCCGCGGGCCTCAAGGACGCCTTCGACGTCGTAGTCGACGGGAACACAGCAGCGCAGCTGGGACTCGCCGGCAAACCCGATCCGGCCTTGTTCCTCCACGCCATCAGGGAACTCGAGGTGGCGCCGGAACGGGCGGTGGTCATCGAGGATGCTGTAGCCGGAGTGGCGGCCGGCCACCGCGGCGGGTTCGGCCTGGTCGTGGGGATCGACCGGGCCGGGCAGCGGGCTGCGCTGGAAGCCGCGGGCGCCGACGTCGTGCTTGACGACGTCAGTGAACTGGACCTTGGCCTGGTCATCGCAGACCCCTGGCAGCTGGTTTATGAGGGATTCGACCCCGCCCACGAGGGCCACCGGGAGGCCCTGACCACCCTGGGTAACGGCTACATGGCCACGCGTGGGGCGGCCCCTGAACACCGCAAGGACGATGTGCACTATCCGGGAACCTACCTGGCAGGTGTCTACAACCGTCTCACCAGTGTGATCCAGGGGCAGGAGACGGAGGACGAGCACATGGTCAACATGCCGGACTGGCTGCCGCTGGACCTCTGCGTGGAGGGCGGCCGGTGGTGGTCCGAGGACGGCCTGCGGCTCTGCAGCGAGCGGCGCACACTGGACCTGAGGCGAGCCCTGCTAACGCGGGAATCGGTGCTGGAAGACGACGCCGGGCGGAAGCTTAATGTGGTCCAGCGCCGGCTGGTTTCCATGGCGGAACCGCATCTCGCTGCGCTCGAGATGACCTTGACCGCCGTCGGATGGGACGGCCAGGTGAGCATCCGCAGCGGCTGTGACACCGACATCACCAACTCGAACGTGCCGGTGGAGGCCCTCCTGTCCAACCGGCACCTAACGGATGTCACGGTCTCCGGAGCCGACGACGGGCCCGGAGCCGCTACCCAGGTGGTTCTGGTCCGGACAAGCCAGAGCAGGATCAGCATCGCACTGGCCATCCGGACCGAAGTACCCGCGAGCCTGGATCCAGCCCGGCCCGAAGAGCTTGGCGGACTGTTCGTGCACCGCTTTGACGCGGCCCTGCGGGACGGCGTACCCGCAACTGTCACCAAAACCGTGGCAGTGGTGACATCCCGCGACCATGCCATCTCTTCGCCCCGGACCGCCGCCCTCAACGTGGTGAACCGCGCCAGGGGCGGCTTCGACGTGCTGCTGGCCAGTCACGAGACGGCATGGATGGGGCTGCTCACGCCCTTCATTATCGAGTTCGACGCTTCCACCCAGGCCGAGCTGATCATGAACCTGCATGTCTTCCACCTGCTCCAGACCATTTCCGCGCACACCGCCGAGTTGGATGCCGGTGTCCCCGCCCGCGGCCTGCACGGCGAAGGCTACCGGGGCCACATCTTCTGGGATGAACTCTTCGTCCTGCCCCTCCTGACGTCCCGGCTTCCCGCCGTGACGCGGGCGCTCCTTGACTACCGGTGGCGCAGACTGGCGACTGCCCGCGATGCTGCCGGAGAGGCCGGGCTCAAGGGAGCCCTGATTCCGTGGCAAAGCGGCAGCGACGGCCGGGAGGAAACGCCTAAACTCCTGTTCAACTCCCGCTCCGGCCGCTGGATGCCGGACTACTCCCACCTGCAACGCCACTCGGGACTCACAGTGGCTTACAACGCGTGGCAATATTTCGAAGCCACCCAGGACCGGGCCTGGCTGACGCACCACGGTGCGGAGATCATTGTGGAGGTGGCGCGGTTGTTCGCGTCGATGGCCGAGCACGACCCCGCCGAGGACAGGTTCCATATCCGGGCCGTCGTAGGTCCCGACGAGTACCACACCGGCTACCCCGACAATCCCGGCGGCGGCCTGGACGACAACGCCTACACCAATGTCATGGCGGCCTGGGTATGCGACCAGGCGGTGTGGATCATGAGCTCCGTGCGTGGCTTCGACATGGACGATTTCCGGAAACGGCTGCGAGTCACGGACAGCGAAATCGACGGCTGGACGCGGCTCGCACGCAGGGTGTTTGTGCCGTTTCACGCCGACGGCATCATCAGCCAATTCGCCGGGTATGAAAAACTCCGGGAGCTGGACTGGGAGCATTACCGCCGCACGTACCGAAACGTCCAGCGCCTGGACCTCATCCTCGAAGCCGAGGGCAGCAGCACCAACCACTACCAGCTGGCCAAGCAGGCGGACGTCCTCATGCTGCTCTACGTCCTCGGCGAGGACCAGCTCATCGCCTTCCTGGACCGGCTCGGATACGCCGTGGCAGCCGGGCAGATCGCCAGGACCGTTGACTTCTATTTGGCCCGGACCGCGCACGGATCCACCTTGAGCAGGGTGGCGCACGCCTCGGTGCTCGCCCAGATCGATCCGGAACGGGCGTGGGACACGTTCCGCGAGGCCCTGGACGCCGATCTGGATGATACCCAGGGCGGCACCACCCGCGCGGGCATCCACCTGGGCGCCATGGCCGGATCCATCGACGTGGTCCAGCGCAGTTTCGCCGGCCTGCGCATCACGAGGGACGCCCTGGATTTCTCGCCCAGCCTCCCCAAGGAACTCCGCAGGGTCGCGTTCAATGTGCGGTACCGGGACCAGCTGCTGGCGGTGTCCCTGGAAGAAGGCCGGCTGCGGGTTACCGCCACCCCGGGGGACGCCTCCCCGGTGCTGGTCCGGCTGGGGACCCAACAGGTCCTGCTGCACGCCGGGCAGGATCACGAATTCCGGCTCGGGACGGGAAACTAG
- a CDS encoding zinc-dependent alcohol dehydrogenase family protein translates to MRAWWVGKTGPAAGRPLVFGERPDPRPGPGEVLIGVHVCGVCRTDLHLAEGDLTPRHPGIIPGHEVVGEVLELGEGAARFRVGERVGVPWLGGTCGRCRFCRRSQENLCLSPTFTGWDRDGGYADLVTAAEDYAYRIPDVFSDEQAAPLLCAGIIGYRALLRAQVPDGGRLGIYGFGGSAHLAAQVAVHRGASVYVMTRSEEARRLALDLGAAFAGDADDEPPVPLDSAILFAPVGWLVPQALRALDRGGTLAVAGIHLSDIPPLHYGSELFQERQLRSVTANTRADGEEFLRVAAEIPLRPTTVPYRMEAAGQALQDLAEDRITGAAVLHIA, encoded by the coding sequence GTGCGTGCATGGTGGGTTGGCAAGACGGGTCCTGCTGCCGGGCGTCCCCTGGTGTTCGGCGAGCGCCCCGACCCGCGCCCGGGCCCCGGTGAGGTCCTGATCGGCGTGCATGTGTGCGGCGTGTGCCGTACCGACCTCCACCTGGCCGAGGGGGACCTGACACCCCGGCACCCGGGGATTATCCCGGGCCATGAGGTAGTGGGCGAAGTGCTGGAACTTGGCGAAGGCGCCGCCAGGTTCAGGGTGGGGGAACGCGTGGGCGTCCCGTGGCTGGGCGGCACGTGCGGACGCTGCCGTTTCTGCCGCCGCTCCCAGGAAAACCTGTGCCTGTCCCCCACATTTACCGGCTGGGACCGCGACGGCGGCTATGCGGACCTGGTGACGGCCGCCGAGGACTACGCCTACCGCATCCCCGATGTCTTTTCGGACGAGCAGGCCGCACCGCTGCTCTGCGCGGGCATCATCGGTTACCGGGCCCTGCTCCGGGCGCAGGTTCCCGACGGCGGCCGGCTGGGCATTTACGGTTTCGGCGGTTCCGCCCACCTGGCCGCCCAGGTGGCAGTGCACCGCGGTGCCAGCGTGTACGTCATGACCCGCTCGGAAGAGGCCCGCCGTCTCGCCCTGGACCTCGGGGCCGCTTTCGCCGGGGACGCCGACGACGAACCTCCCGTGCCGCTGGATTCGGCCATCCTCTTCGCCCCCGTCGGCTGGCTGGTGCCGCAGGCGCTGCGCGCCCTGGACCGAGGGGGCACGCTGGCCGTCGCAGGGATCCATTTGAGCGACATTCCTCCACTGCACTACGGGTCTGAGCTCTTCCAGGAACGCCAGCTCCGCAGCGTCACCGCCAACACCCGGGCCGACGGCGAAGAGTTCCTGCGAGTCGCAGCGGAAATTCCGCTGCGGCCCACCACCGTGCCCTACCGGATGGAGGCGGCAGGCCAAGCCCTCCAGGACCTCGCGGAGGACCGCATCACGGGGGCCGCCGTCCTGCATATTGCCTAA
- a CDS encoding universal stress protein — protein sequence MPAPVAGHQGAPVAVGYDGSEPSQQAVTWAARHAAATNRSLKVIHAWVWPVFTKNLGPVKGVAGSGLRHAAEATLAEGVELARTVADGLDVGGVIKPGLPTQVLRSAAEGASLLAVGHRGMGRLLGQLVGSACLELAVVSPCPLMVVRYPGRPGQPVAAGIDEKPRSKTVVADAARLAASLGVHLQLIHVANDRGDRDHEPHGRHAPLHGKELLDRAVETARGLVPDVFVEGILLEGHPKSRELLAAAAQADVLVLGAHHREGHPGSTVSAALERSLCNVLITR from the coding sequence ATGCCGGCACCAGTTGCAGGGCACCAGGGCGCCCCGGTCGCGGTCGGCTATGACGGCTCGGAACCGTCGCAGCAGGCCGTCACCTGGGCCGCCCGGCATGCCGCCGCCACGAACCGCAGCCTGAAAGTCATCCATGCCTGGGTGTGGCCCGTGTTCACCAAGAACCTTGGTCCGGTCAAGGGGGTTGCGGGCAGCGGGCTGCGGCATGCCGCCGAAGCCACTCTCGCCGAGGGCGTGGAGCTGGCACGGACGGTGGCGGATGGCCTGGACGTTGGCGGCGTCATTAAGCCCGGACTTCCCACGCAGGTGCTGCGCTCCGCGGCGGAAGGCGCTAGCCTCCTGGCGGTGGGGCACCGCGGCATGGGCCGACTGCTGGGCCAGCTGGTGGGCTCGGCCTGCCTGGAGCTGGCCGTGGTTTCGCCGTGCCCGCTGATGGTGGTCCGCTACCCGGGCCGGCCGGGGCAGCCCGTAGCGGCCGGAATCGACGAAAAACCGCGGAGCAAGACGGTGGTGGCGGATGCGGCCCGCCTGGCGGCTTCCTTAGGCGTCCATCTGCAGCTGATCCACGTTGCCAATGACCGGGGAGACCGCGATCATGAACCCCACGGGCGCCACGCACCGCTCCACGGCAAGGAGCTGCTGGACCGGGCGGTGGAAACGGCCCGCGGACTGGTGCCGGACGTCTTCGTGGAAGGGATCCTGCTGGAGGGCCATCCGAAGTCCCGTGAACTCCTGGCTGCGGCAGCCCAGGCCGACGTGCTGGTTCTGGGGGCTCACCACCGCGAGGGCCACCCCGGCAGCACCGTCTCCGCGGCGCTGGAACGGTCGCTCTGCAATGTGTTGATCACGCGGTGA
- a CDS encoding YihY/virulence factor BrkB family protein: MAKHPTENGAAATTDAETDESSTAKARTAPAPDDSRKPDSPADVTKPSWKYIAKKTLREFTKDQCPDLAAALTYYGVLSMFPALLALVSLLGIFGQAEKTTEAMLEIAQRIAPGSTLEIIRQPIEELTKSSAAGITLVIGILTALWSASGYVGAFGRAMNRIYEVDEGRPFVKLRGTMLAVTLTTVIIVALTAAMLVLSGPVAEAVGGAIGLGGVFLTAWNIIKWPVIVLLVVAVIATLYYATPNVKQPKFRWMSMGSFIALVIFVLASLGFGFYVANFGSYNKTYGAIGGVIVMLLWLWILNMSLLFGAEFDAEMERGRQLQAGIKAEETIQLPPRDTKQSDKLQVREEEDIRRGRDLRERHDRERHDRERRDQSP; encoded by the coding sequence ATGGCCAAACACCCCACCGAGAACGGCGCCGCAGCGACTACTGACGCCGAAACGGACGAAAGCAGCACCGCCAAGGCCCGGACGGCACCCGCTCCGGACGATTCCCGCAAACCGGACAGCCCCGCCGATGTCACCAAGCCCTCGTGGAAGTACATCGCCAAGAAGACCCTCCGTGAATTCACCAAGGACCAGTGCCCAGACCTCGCCGCCGCCCTGACCTACTACGGCGTCCTGTCCATGTTCCCGGCACTTCTGGCCCTCGTTTCGCTGCTGGGCATCTTCGGACAGGCGGAGAAAACCACCGAGGCAATGCTGGAAATCGCCCAGCGCATCGCCCCCGGTTCCACACTCGAGATCATCCGGCAGCCTATTGAGGAGCTGACCAAATCATCGGCTGCCGGCATCACACTGGTTATCGGTATCCTGACGGCCCTGTGGTCCGCGTCGGGTTACGTCGGCGCCTTCGGCCGGGCAATGAACCGCATCTACGAAGTGGATGAAGGCCGTCCGTTTGTGAAGCTCCGGGGCACCATGCTGGCAGTCACCCTCACCACCGTGATCATTGTGGCCCTGACCGCTGCCATGCTGGTGCTCAGCGGTCCCGTGGCAGAGGCCGTGGGCGGCGCCATCGGACTCGGCGGGGTCTTCCTGACTGCCTGGAACATCATCAAGTGGCCCGTGATCGTGCTGCTGGTGGTGGCGGTCATTGCGACCCTGTACTACGCAACGCCCAACGTCAAGCAGCCCAAGTTCCGCTGGATGAGCATGGGTTCCTTCATTGCCCTGGTGATCTTCGTGCTCGCTTCGCTGGGCTTTGGTTTCTACGTGGCCAACTTCGGGAGCTACAACAAGACCTACGGTGCGATCGGCGGCGTGATCGTAATGCTGTTGTGGCTGTGGATCCTGAACATGTCCTTGCTCTTCGGCGCCGAGTTCGACGCCGAAATGGAGCGCGGCCGCCAGCTTCAGGCCGGCATCAAGGCCGAGGAAACCATCCAGCTCCCGCCCCGCGACACAAAACAGAGCGACAAATTGCAGGTACGCGAGGAAGAAGACATCCGCCGCGGACGCGACCTGCGCGAGCGTCATGACCGTGAACGTCATGACCGCGAACGCCGGGACCAAAGCCCCTAG
- a CDS encoding DUF3618 domain-containing protein, with protein sequence MSENPDAIRADIEATRARLGTNVDAVADKVTPSHIVQRQSDKVKESVKDAVFGVKEKVMGAADHTTDRVHSAAHSGTGGAGAHLSDAGAAIGDAPHQVKAKTRGNPLAAGLIAFGAGMLLSSLIPASEKEREAAETLKVKAEPLTTELTEAAKDVAEGLKAPAQEAMENVKATAAEATEHVKADGQTAVDDVKYRAADAKDNVQQT encoded by the coding sequence ATGAGTGAAAACCCGGACGCCATCCGCGCCGACATCGAAGCAACCCGTGCACGGCTCGGCACCAACGTCGACGCCGTGGCGGACAAAGTCACCCCGTCGCACATCGTCCAGCGGCAGAGTGACAAGGTCAAAGAATCTGTCAAGGACGCCGTGTTTGGCGTGAAGGAGAAAGTCATGGGAGCAGCCGACCACACCACCGACCGGGTCCATTCAGCGGCCCACTCCGGCACCGGCGGCGCAGGCGCGCACCTCTCCGACGCCGGCGCGGCGATCGGAGACGCGCCGCACCAGGTCAAAGCCAAGACCCGGGGCAACCCGCTCGCGGCCGGACTGATCGCATTCGGGGCCGGCATGTTGTTGTCGTCCCTGATCCCGGCAAGTGAGAAGGAACGGGAGGCTGCCGAAACGCTCAAGGTCAAAGCCGAGCCACTGACAACGGAGCTGACCGAGGCGGCAAAGGATGTTGCCGAAGGTCTGAAAGCGCCCGCGCAGGAAGCGATGGAGAACGTCAAAGCCACCGCCGCGGAAGCCACCGAACATGTCAAAGCAGACGGCCAGACCGCCGTCGACGACGTGAAGTACCGTGCCGCGGACGCCAAGGACAACGTCCAGCAGACCTAG
- a CDS encoding phage holin family protein, whose protein sequence is MSSQFPETPPSAAHAKADTTSLGDLLGDVTRDISTLMRQEVELAKVELKQSAARAGKGSGMLAGAGVAGHFVLLFLSLALWWALGTVMGLGWSAVVLAVIWGVVAAVLASIGRKQLNAIKGMPQTAETLQEIPPTLKPSH, encoded by the coding sequence ATGAGCAGCCAATTTCCGGAAACTCCCCCTTCGGCTGCGCATGCGAAGGCCGACACGACGTCACTCGGTGACCTGCTCGGCGACGTGACCCGGGACATCTCCACGCTGATGAGGCAGGAGGTGGAACTCGCCAAGGTCGAGCTGAAGCAGTCGGCCGCCCGCGCCGGCAAGGGCAGCGGGATGCTGGCCGGGGCCGGTGTGGCCGGCCACTTCGTGCTCCTCTTCCTGTCCCTGGCGCTCTGGTGGGCGCTGGGAACAGTGATGGGGCTGGGCTGGTCCGCTGTCGTCCTCGCTGTGATTTGGGGCGTCGTGGCCGCTGTACTGGCCTCAATTGGCCGTAAACAGCTCAACGCGATCAAGGGCATGCCGCAGACCGCCGAGACGCTCCAGGAAATACCCCCCACCCTCAAACCCAGCCACTAG
- a CDS encoding spermidine synthase, which produces MARKGRAAGRNAERSTPGVVEVPKGTRPDGPVEGVYYIDTGDCELIADQDNSTGWLLRINGVMSSHIDLADPLFLDFEYMRWMSALVESRWPREAKPKLRALHLGGGACSLARYFHAAYPEARQVVVELDGKLAEYVRGWFDLPKAPLLRLRVGEAREVTESLTPQTRDVIIRDVFAGALTPRPLTTAEFNHHAKRVLAPGGIYVVNSGDAPDLKNAREDAATIAAAFEHTLIIADPAMLKGRRYGNMVMAGSDQPFDDDPQLARRLLGGGVPAHIWNDAKVRAFAAGAPVRHDPESPAPGSPD; this is translated from the coding sequence ATGGCGCGTAAGGGCCGGGCTGCCGGCAGGAACGCTGAACGTTCGACGCCGGGAGTGGTGGAAGTGCCGAAGGGCACCCGGCCAGATGGTCCGGTTGAGGGCGTCTACTACATTGACACCGGGGACTGCGAACTGATCGCGGACCAGGACAATTCGACCGGATGGCTGTTGCGCATCAACGGTGTGATGAGTTCGCACATCGACCTGGCGGACCCGCTGTTCCTTGACTTCGAGTACATGCGCTGGATGTCCGCGCTGGTGGAATCCCGGTGGCCCCGGGAAGCGAAACCCAAGCTGCGCGCCCTGCACCTGGGCGGGGGCGCCTGCTCGCTGGCGCGCTACTTCCATGCCGCCTACCCGGAGGCCCGCCAGGTGGTGGTGGAGCTGGACGGCAAGCTCGCCGAGTATGTGCGCGGCTGGTTCGACCTGCCCAAGGCCCCGCTGCTGCGATTGCGCGTGGGGGAAGCGCGCGAGGTCACCGAGTCGCTTACGCCGCAGACCCGCGACGTGATTATCCGGGACGTGTTTGCCGGTGCACTGACTCCGCGGCCACTGACTACCGCCGAGTTCAACCACCACGCCAAGCGCGTGCTGGCGCCCGGCGGAATCTATGTGGTGAACTCCGGCGACGCCCCGGACCTGAAGAATGCCCGCGAAGACGCTGCCACCATCGCGGCAGCCTTCGAACACACGCTGATCATCGCCGACCCCGCCATGCTGAAGGGCAGGCGCTACGGCAACATGGTCATGGCCGGCAGCGACCAGCCGTTCGACGATGACCCGCAACTGGCCCGCAGGCTGCTCGGCGGGGGTGTTCCCGCCCACATCTGGAACGACGCCAAGGTCCGCGCCTTTGCCGCCGGCGCGCCCGTCCGGCATGATCCGGAATCCCCGGCTCCAGGCTCCCCTGACTAG
- a CDS encoding ANTAR domain-containing protein — translation MVQNRCSRDEAMELLHLAALAKDTKLHTIATEILSGAELRGRSDPG, via the coding sequence ATGGTCCAGAACCGGTGCAGCCGGGACGAGGCGATGGAACTGCTTCATCTGGCAGCGCTGGCCAAGGACACCAAGCTGCACACCATTGCCACGGAAATCCTGTCCGGCGCGGAGCTTCGCGGCCGGAGTGATCCGGGCTGA
- a CDS encoding GAF domain-containing protein yields MASGTGEAPTSEYLQDLLRESPGFTEFLLGVTTISASRLGGREPMLCAVTVERDGSQSTVASSDAEARRMDEKQYHFEDGPCLAALRQQHSVLVQNPCDDGRWERYSAAISGEGIRSVLAVPIGTGPGAAAALNCYERDLDAFDAGTVAAVEGHADSISRILRLALRVHPPETYRSISVRRSNPGQSLTPRWL; encoded by the coding sequence ATGGCTTCCGGCACAGGCGAAGCCCCCACCTCGGAATACTTGCAGGACCTGCTGCGGGAAAGCCCGGGGTTCACCGAGTTCCTGCTGGGAGTTACCACCATCTCCGCGTCCCGGCTGGGTGGGCGTGAGCCGATGCTGTGCGCCGTCACGGTGGAACGGGACGGCAGCCAGTCAACCGTGGCAAGCAGCGACGCGGAAGCGCGCCGGATGGATGAAAAGCAGTACCACTTCGAAGACGGCCCTTGCCTGGCTGCCCTCCGGCAGCAGCACTCGGTGCTGGTCCAGAACCCGTGCGATGACGGCCGGTGGGAGCGCTATTCGGCGGCTATATCCGGCGAGGGAATCCGCTCAGTCCTGGCTGTCCCCATCGGCACCGGCCCCGGGGCGGCCGCGGCGCTGAATTGCTATGAACGCGACTTGGATGCGTTCGACGCCGGCACCGTCGCTGCCGTCGAGGGGCATGCGGACTCGATTTCCCGGATCCTGCGGCTGGCGCTGCGTGTCCATCCGCCGGAGACCTACCGGAGCATCTCCGTTCGACGCTCAAATCCAGGGCAGTCGTTGACGCCGCGGTGGCTCTGA
- a CDS encoding LysR family transcriptional regulator, which yields MDTNPDDLLVLLAVSRSAKFTTAAQVLGLNHTTVSRRIAALEKTLGGRVLSRAAGGWELTQLGAEAVLVAEQVESAVRSLGQPGRAPDPITGVVRMTATDGFSAYVAAPAVVRLRRQHPGLSVEIVTVTRRALQQRSGLDIEVVVGEPQVHRAEAFKLGEYVLGMYASRDYLAENGTPATVEELTEHPLVYFVDSMLQVDDLDAPRRLVPAMKDGLSSTNVFVHVEATRAGAGIGFLPCFMGDLHKDLVRLLPDAFSERLPYWMVLRPDSMRRPAVAAVVQALRDQAVQHREALLGLR from the coding sequence ATGGACACTAATCCCGACGACCTGCTGGTCCTGCTCGCCGTTTCACGGTCGGCCAAATTCACGACGGCGGCACAGGTCCTGGGCCTGAACCACACCACCGTTTCGCGCCGGATTGCGGCGCTGGAAAAGACACTGGGCGGGCGCGTCCTGTCCCGGGCAGCCGGGGGCTGGGAACTGACCCAGCTCGGCGCGGAGGCCGTCCTGGTGGCCGAGCAGGTGGAAAGCGCCGTGCGCAGCCTGGGCCAGCCCGGCCGGGCACCGGACCCGATCACCGGGGTGGTACGGATGACGGCCACCGACGGTTTCAGCGCCTACGTGGCCGCCCCGGCCGTGGTCCGCCTGCGGCGCCAGCATCCCGGCCTCAGCGTGGAGATTGTCACCGTGACCCGCCGGGCCCTGCAACAGCGGTCCGGGCTGGACATCGAGGTGGTGGTGGGTGAGCCCCAGGTGCACCGCGCCGAAGCGTTCAAACTGGGCGAATACGTGCTGGGAATGTACGCGTCGCGGGACTATCTGGCCGAAAACGGCACCCCGGCCACGGTGGAGGAACTGACCGAGCATCCACTGGTGTATTTCGTGGACTCCATGCTCCAGGTGGACGACCTCGACGCCCCGCGCCGACTGGTGCCCGCCATGAAGGACGGCCTGAGTTCCACCAACGTTTTTGTCCACGTCGAAGCAACCAGGGCAGGTGCAGGCATCGGCTTCCTGCCTTGCTTTATGGGCGACCTGCACAAGGACCTGGTCCGGCTCCTTCCCGACGCCTTCTCGGAGCGACTGCCGTACTGGATGGTGCTGCGGCCGGACTCGATGCGGCGGCCGGCGGTGGCCGCCGTCGTCCAGGCCCTCCGGGACCAGGCCGTGCAGCACCGGGAAGCCCTCCTGGGACTGCGCTGA